The Microlunatus soli genome contains the following window.
CACGTCGATGGAGAATGTCGGCGCCGGCCGATCGATCATCTTCTACGACCAGTGCCACGTCTGGGGCTGCGGCGCCTACGACGAACAGTTCGGTGTCAGCGCCTCCTACGTCGCAGCGGTGACACCCGGCGTCGGACTGATCGACGTCGCCAGCAAGCTGATCGACAAGTCCGCGTCGGTCTCCGGGTCCTTCGCCGCACCCGACCGCCGCTTCCCCGAGCAGCGCCCGGCCGCGGCCTTCGACGGCAGCTCCGCGGTCGGCTCGGAGGCCGTGCTGGTGCCCCGCGGGTCCCGGCCGGGAACGATGGTGCTGAAGCTGGACCGAAGCTACCCGATCAACCGGATCGGCCTGATGCTCGGCCACGGCGATGCCGAGAGCGCCGACGTCGCGGTCTCCGCCGACGGGTCGAACTGGAAAACGGTGAACCGGGTGAGAGATCGCCAGGACCGGGCGATGCGCTACACCGACGTCACCGCCTCCGACGTCGGCTACCTCAAGATCACCGGCGCCAAGGACCGGCCGACCAAGATCACCGAACTGCAGCTGTACGCAGCCGGCATCGACACCTTCGAGAACGAGCTGCCGTTCGCCGTACCGCGAGGCTGGACCGACGCCGAGCACGCCTGGGTCACCGACGTCGCAGCCGACCCCGCCTACAGCGAATTCGGCGGTGATCACAGCCGGACAGCCCTGCGGCTGTGGGACAAGTGGACCGACGACAACGCTCGGATCACCCGTCCGTCGCCGGCCACCGACCATCAACGGGCCAGCATGAGTCTCGGCCAGACCGACACCCGAGCACCGCTGACCATCGGAGTCCGCGGCACGGCAGGCGGCAAACCGGTGACCGCCTGGAACTTCCGCCTCAAGGCCGGGACCGGGTCGGCACCGCAACAGCTGGAGGTCAACAACGGCACCGGTTGGGTCGGGCTGGGTGCGCTGGACGAAGCGATCCCGCTGCGGACCTATCGACCGGTCAGCATCGACGCGACCACCGACCGTGCAACGATCACGATCGGTTCGCAGACCTTCGAGACGACAACGACGATGAACGCCGCCGACCAGCTCGCCGGGCTCACCTTCAGCACCGACGAACCGGCCGGCTACGGCGGGATCTACTACCTGGACAACCTGTCGATCACCGGCTGAGAGAG
Protein-coding sequences here:
- a CDS encoding exo-alpha-sialidase, with protein sequence MAGLVGSTAQGQGSLPLQGSGFVAGDGADPDSITSGAGSHWNVLNWGPGAPAAVPASYSINKVDGTGRTTRKILVSTQSNPDVASAASEVNLSTSEDSGLTFLHTERDQPATALNMTRMPDGSLLQIDFIPEWNAEHTGVDLLVRTSTDDGEHWKLQRAPVAMPEDHQLGPTPNGLRVHRRVLVLPGGTLIVPAYGTFVGERTSSSFVLQSSDGGETWSLRSVIPTADLGGSNEVGWTFTADNRLLAVLRGTVGGSPELFRSVSEDNGRTWTTARKLIGPDGAVLHGIYPDLVLQPNGTLLLATGRPDVRVLTSNDGTGEHWDSARTIFANYPSTGNNGRYDGTSGNTSMENVGAGRSIIFYDQCHVWGCGAYDEQFGVSASYVAAVTPGVGLIDVASKLIDKSASVSGSFAAPDRRFPEQRPAAAFDGSSAVGSEAVLVPRGSRPGTMVLKLDRSYPINRIGLMLGHGDAESADVAVSADGSNWKTVNRVRDRQDRAMRYTDVTASDVGYLKITGAKDRPTKITELQLYAAGIDTFENELPFAVPRGWTDAEHAWVTDVAADPAYSEFGGDHSRTALRLWDKWTDDNARITRPSPATDHQRASMSLGQTDTRAPLTIGVRGTAGGKPVTAWNFRLKAGTGSAPQQLEVNNGTGWVGLGALDEAIPLRTYRPVSIDATTDRATITIGSQTFETTTTMNAADQLAGLTFSTDEPAGYGGIYYLDNLSITG